In Passer domesticus isolate bPasDom1 unplaced genomic scaffold, bPasDom1.hap1 HAP1_SCAFFOLD_81, whole genome shotgun sequence, a genomic segment contains:
- the LOC135293159 gene encoding erythroblast NAD(P)(+)--arginine ADP-ribosyltransferase-like isoform X2, which translates to MAPLAQTLALLAMAMVTTAVKMIPLDMAQDSFDDQYQGCGPAMTAVLPALNCCEFQQNPLFAQAWPMATVEWQSRGSPLSPLSSPAQAIALMAYTMDELYREFNAAVRTAGRSRQEYWDNFHFKMLHFLLTQALVTLRDAQGRQCHNVSRGVEGVRFKAEQGDIVRFGQFASASQSAKTAKGFGIDTVFQVHTCHGVEIREFSKYPGEKEVLIPPFETFKVIKVSQEGDSVRIQLCSTGTFSKYNCEWLGGDSTGGSVPRASFHLGGLLLTTTALAVVTGIL; encoded by the coding sequence ATGGCGCCCCTGGCTCAgaccctggcactgctggcgaTGGCCATGGTCACCACAGCCGTCAAAATGATCCCCCTGGACATGGCCCAAGACTCCTTCGATGACCAGTACCAGGGCTGCGGCCCTGCCATGACAGCAGTATTACCGGCCCTCAACTGTTGCGAGTTCCAGCAGAACCCTCTCTTTGCCCAGGCCTGGCCTATGGCCACAGTCGAGTGGCAGAGTCGGgggtcccctctgtcccctctgtcgtccccagcccaggccatCGCCCTCATGGCCTACACGATGGATGAGCTGTACAGAGAGTTCAACGCGGCTGTGCGCACGGCTGGGCGCTCCCGCCAGGAATACTGGGACAACTTCCACTTCAAAATGCTGCATTTCCTGCTGACCCAGGCCctggtgacactgagggacGCTCAGGGACGGCAGTGTCACAACGTTTCCCGGGGGGTGGAGGGAGTCCGGTTCAAGGCAGAGCAAGGTGACATTGTCCGGTTTGGTCAATTTGCGTCGGCTTCACAGAGTGCAAAAACTGCTAAGGGATTCGGGATAGACACGGTGTTCCAGGTGCACACGTGCCATGGTGTGGAAATCCGGGAATTCTCCAAGTATCCCGGCGAGAAGGAGGTGCTGATCCCACCCTTTGAGACCTTCAAGGTCATCAAAGTCAGCCAGGAAGGGGACAGCGTGAGGatccagctctgctccaccGGGACCTTCAGCAAATACAACTGCGAGTGGCTGGGAGGTGACAGCACAG
- the LOC135293159 gene encoding erythroblast NAD(P)(+)--arginine ADP-ribosyltransferase-like isoform X1: MDFTLTNFGISFPPWSLWPLPAMAPLAQTLALLAMAMVTTAVKMIPLDMAQDSFDDQYQGCGPAMTAVLPALNCCEFQQNPLFAQAWPMATVEWQSRGSPLSPLSSPAQAIALMAYTMDELYREFNAAVRTAGRSRQEYWDNFHFKMLHFLLTQALVTLRDAQGRQCHNVSRGVEGVRFKAEQGDIVRFGQFASASQSAKTAKGFGIDTVFQVHTCHGVEIREFSKYPGEKEVLIPPFETFKVIKVSQEGDSVRIQLCSTGTFSKYNCEWLGGDSTGGSVPRASFHLGGLLLTTTALAVVTGIL; this comes from the exons ATGGATTTCACTCTGACCAATTTTGGTATCAG TTTCCCTCCCTGGTCCCTGTGGCCTCTCCCCGCCATGGCGCCCCTGGCTCAgaccctggcactgctggcgaTGGCCATGGTCACCACAGCCGTCAAAATGATCCCCCTGGACATGGCCCAAGACTCCTTCGATGACCAGTACCAGGGCTGCGGCCCTGCCATGACAGCAGTATTACCGGCCCTCAACTGTTGCGAGTTCCAGCAGAACCCTCTCTTTGCCCAGGCCTGGCCTATGGCCACAGTCGAGTGGCAGAGTCGGgggtcccctctgtcccctctgtcgtccccagcccaggccatCGCCCTCATGGCCTACACGATGGATGAGCTGTACAGAGAGTTCAACGCGGCTGTGCGCACGGCTGGGCGCTCCCGCCAGGAATACTGGGACAACTTCCACTTCAAAATGCTGCATTTCCTGCTGACCCAGGCCctggtgacactgagggacGCTCAGGGACGGCAGTGTCACAACGTTTCCCGGGGGGTGGAGGGAGTCCGGTTCAAGGCAGAGCAAGGTGACATTGTCCGGTTTGGTCAATTTGCGTCGGCTTCACAGAGTGCAAAAACTGCTAAGGGATTCGGGATAGACACGGTGTTCCAGGTGCACACGTGCCATGGTGTGGAAATCCGGGAATTCTCCAAGTATCCCGGCGAGAAGGAGGTGCTGATCCCACCCTTTGAGACCTTCAAGGTCATCAAAGTCAGCCAGGAAGGGGACAGCGTGAGGatccagctctgctccaccGGGACCTTCAGCAAATACAACTGCGAGTGGCTGGGAGGTGACAGCACAG